The Stieleria maiorica genome includes the window CCGACAACTACATCGAGAACCACCCCGGCAAGCCCGGAACTATCGAGCAGCTGGAAATCACTGCACGCAGTCTGTGCAAACGGTTTGGCGATGACCGCCGCATTGACGACATCAACGCGGGGGATGCCGAGGATTATCGGAAATGGCTGCAGACGAAAGGCAACGAACGGAAGAAGTACAAGACTGGGTTAGCAGAGGGAACCGTGCGCCGCCGGATTGGCCGGACGAAGCAGTTTTTCAATGCTGCCATCAAGCATCAGATTATCGATCGCAACCCGTTCGCAGACGAAGCGTCAGCCGTCACCGGAAATGCTGACCGCCTGTTCCTTGTTCCTGCCGACTGGATTGAAACCTGCATCCGAAAAGCTGGCTGTGAGGATTGGCGAGTCATGCTGGCCCTGGCCCGCTACGGCGGTCTGCGCAGCCACGAAACTCGGATCCAGCGATGGGAGGACATCGACCTACCCAACAACCGGATGATTGTTCGCAGCAACAAAACCCCTCCGATTCGGAGCTGCCCCATTTTCCCCGAGTTGCGGCCGCACCTGCTGCGGGCAAAGGAAATGGCCCCCGAGGGTGCCGAGTACGTGCAGAACCGCTACGGACAAGATGACAACATCCTGACCGCCCTGGGACGAATCATCACGAAGGCCGGGCTGGTGCCGTGGCCGAAGCTGATGCAGAACCTGCGCGCAACTCGCGAAACCGAATTGCTGGCCCGCTATCCAGCCAAGGACGTGACCAGCTGGTTGGGGAACTCTCCCGAAGTCGCGAACAAGCACTACGCCATGACGATGCAGGCGTCGTTTGACCGCGCTGTGGCCGAAGGTGCCAGCATCGCGGGGGTAACGTGTGGGGTACCTGAAAAAGTACCCCCGAAAGTACCCCAGACATTGCAGGACAAGCCGCCGTTAAATGAAGACACAAAAAAAGCCGATGCGAAAAATCCCGTAAATAACTGGGAATGTCTCGTATCGGCTTTGGCTGACTTGCCCTTAAGCTACCCCGCTAGGACTTGAACCTAGAATGACTGAACCAAAATCAGTAGTGTTGCCAATTACACCACGGGGTAGTGACTTGCGTCTGAGGCGGAAGTTTAGCAACTGATTTCCATCTGCTGAATAGGAGTCGGCAAGAACTTTTCAGGTTCGCGAGGGAAAATTTGTCGCAGGGGGGGATCGGCGGCCGCAAATGGCATGGAATTTTTTCTCGGCATCGGCGAATTGGGCTGGCGGACGACGCCGAGACTGGTTTTGCGGCAGAATACGTGGGTGGGCGCGGGAGCATCCGCGGTCGACCCTCCCTTCCGAGGTTAGGCGGTGATTAAGACGTTGAACGTCACCGGGTTTCACTACTCTCCCCAGCCGCCTGAACCACAAGGAGGTCTTTGCTCACGGATGGTGTGTGGTCGGGGATCCGTGGGTTCGCGCTGCTATCCGTGGGATTCTTAGTTTTCCCAAGACTTCTACTCCGAACGCATCACCTCTTCCAGGGAGGGTTTTTTTCACGTTCTACCGATGCATCTCGACGCACTCGGCCTTCTTGGAAATCGAGGGATTCCGTTCGTCACGACGCCAGGCCTTGCTCGGTTTCGCCATTGGACTCGGCGGCGAAATCGAGGGGGTCGGGCATTTTTTCGCGGGTGATGTGCAGATCGTGCAGGAGTGCTGCGGCCGAGTTGTATGCTCGCAAGTACAGCGTGTAGAACACCGGAACAAGGAACAGGACCAAACCGGTCGCCAAGCACAATCCGAACGCCAGCGAGGCCGCCATCGGGATCAGCAACTGGGCCTGGAAAGAACGCTCCAGCATCAAGGGGATCAGTCCGGCGATCGTCGTCAGACTGGTCAGCAGGATCGGCCGGAAACGTCGCTGGCCGGCATCGGCGAGCGCTTCGGTCGGCGGATAGCCTTCGCGGACACGCACGTTGATGAAGTCGATCAGCACGATCGAATCGTTGATCACCACTCCCGAAAGCGCGACCAGTCCGAACATGCTGAACAGCGTCAACGGCAACCCCAGAATCGCGTGCCCCCAGACCGCACCGATCATCCCGAACGGCACGATCATCAGGATCAAGAGCGGCTGGACGTAGGAACGGAACTGGATCACCAGCAACACGTACATCGCAATGATCGCGATCCCGAATCCCGTCATCAAGCTGCCCACCGACTCGCGACTCTGTTCGGCTTGGCCTTCCCAACGCACCTGCACGCCGGGGTACTTTTTCGCCATCTGCGGCAGGTAGTTGGCTTGCAAGTCCGCGATGATCAGCGACGAGTTGGCGGTTTTCCAATCCAGATCCGCGCTGATCGTGATCGATCGTTGTTGGTCGACACGGTTGATTTCCGAAAAGCCGCGTTTCAGCGTGACTTCGGCGAGCTCTTCGATCGGGTGTTCGTTGCCGGCGGGATCGCGGACGCGGATTTCGCGAAAATTCACCAGCGAGCGCCGTTCTTCCTGCGGGTAGCGGACCATCAACTTGACTTCGTGTCGCCCGCGTTGCAACCGCATCGCTTCGGCACCGAAATAGGTGTTGCGAACGGTATTGCCGAGATCCATGGGCGTGATCCCTGTGGCCAGCGCGCTATCTTTGACGCGAAACTGGAATTCCCATTTTCCCGGCGTGTTGTCATCGGCGATGTCGAACACGCCATCATAGGTGGCCAGTTGAGCTTTGACCGCATCGGTGGCCTGCAGCAACTGTTCTTCGTCGTCACTGTCGGCCAGCAATTTAAACTCGATCGGTTTGCCGCCCGGGCCGACTCCGACGCTGCCGTACGTGACGCTTTCCACCCCGGCGAACTCTCCGGATTCGGCACGCCACATCGCCAGCAGATCCTTGCTGTGGATGTTGCGAATGTTGGTGTCATGCAGCTCGGCAAAAATCTGTCCGACGCTGCTTCCCGA containing:
- a CDS encoding tyrosine-type recombinase/integrase codes for the protein MATVRKRPNGILEIRYVDADGERRSLYPGKVSKRDAETICGKVEHIVSRQIAGSDPEPNVAQWLADLPEKLHNKLVKAGLAAPRVQPEPEPKPEPDLAPTLKQWTDNYIENHPGKPGTIEQLEITARSLCKRFGDDRRIDDINAGDAEDYRKWLQTKGNERKKYKTGLAEGTVRRRIGRTKQFFNAAIKHQIIDRNPFADEASAVTGNADRLFLVPADWIETCIRKAGCEDWRVMLALARYGGLRSHETRIQRWEDIDLPNNRMIVRSNKTPPIRSCPIFPELRPHLLRAKEMAPEGAEYVQNRYGQDDNILTALGRIITKAGLVPWPKLMQNLRATRETELLARYPAKDVTSWLGNSPEVANKHYAMTMQASFDRAVAEGASIAGVTCGVPEKVPPKVPQTLQDKPPLNEDTKKADAKNPVNNWECLVSALADLPLSYPART